From Phragmitibacter flavus, the proteins below share one genomic window:
- a CDS encoding Co(2+)/Mg(2+) efflux protein ApaG gives MSLRFEELPGLSVSVDQVVYLPHMMAPPDKPHPFAYYLSIHNASEETVTIVGRKWIVKDDSGGTLVVEGDGVVGHTPVLQPGQTFSYNSYHVISEPSIAHGTFFGQTDEGTPVYVRIPEFKMELPE, from the coding sequence ATGTCTTTGCGCTTTGAAGAACTCCCCGGACTCAGTGTCAGTGTGGATCAGGTCGTCTACCTGCCCCACATGATGGCTCCACCGGACAAACCCCATCCTTTCGCCTACTACCTCTCCATCCACAACGCCTCGGAAGAAACAGTCACCATCGTCGGTCGCAAATGGATCGTCAAAGACGACAGCGGCGGCACCCTCGTGGTGGAAGGCGATGGCGTGGTCGGCCACACTCCCGTGCTTCAACCTGGACAAACGTTCAGTTACAACAGCTACCACGTCATCAGCGAGCCCAGCATCGCCCATGGCACCTTTTTCGGCCAGACGGACGAGGGCACTCCCGTCTACGTGCGCATCCCGGAGTTCAAGATGGAACTGCCGGAATGA
- a CDS encoding ParA family protein — protein MIYGLTNSKGGVGKTTISVHLAAWLVKKKRTVIFIDADPQSSASQWIRELGLPIKLEQISEPEELILRVAKLAADANDVVIDGPAGLSATTRAIMLRADRVFLPCGPSILDLRAASKAVQLLREAQKARKGKPTGVLIPNKLQKRGRLSREMMGAAKQLGINVKAGLSQRQAFADAAGQAKVVWQMGAGALLASHEMQQLMKEMTRG, from the coding sequence ATGATCTACGGACTCACAAACTCAAAAGGCGGCGTTGGCAAAACCACCATTTCGGTTCACCTCGCCGCATGGCTGGTGAAAAAAAAGCGCACTGTCATCTTCATCGACGCCGATCCACAAAGCTCTGCTTCACAATGGATTCGCGAGCTTGGCCTTCCCATCAAACTTGAACAAATTTCCGAACCGGAGGAGTTAATTCTTCGAGTCGCCAAACTCGCCGCTGATGCGAATGACGTAGTCATAGACGGACCCGCAGGGCTTTCAGCAACTACGCGTGCCATCATGCTCAGGGCAGACCGCGTTTTTCTTCCATGCGGACCGTCAATTCTCGACCTCCGTGCAGCTTCAAAAGCTGTTCAGCTTCTTCGCGAAGCCCAAAAGGCCAGGAAAGGAAAACCAACTGGCGTGTTGATACCTAACAAACTTCAAAAACGCGGACGTTTAAGCCGTGAAATGATGGGCGCAGCCAAACAGCTTGGGATCAATGTCAAAGCAGGCCTTTCCCAGCGTCAGGCATTTGCAGATGCCGCAGGCCAGGCAAAAGTTGTCTGGCAGATGGGGGCAGGGGCATTGCTCGCATCCCATGAAATGCAGCAGCTCATGAAGGAGATGACCCGTGGTTAA
- a CDS encoding 5-formyltetrahydrofolate cyclo-ligase: MSSQSQTKTDLRRWINAQIREVPKEQRALWSHQVQEVLMGNPAWLPKDGGGVVAIFGGMKLEVDVMPLFSWLQEKGCEVALFALDGDLMTPWRVRLHGDLQSGVMGVLEPLREEGGRLEIADLQVVLTPGLAFDRESGMRMGRGKGHYDRIFGDPGFRGLKIGVAFELQLITGVPSEPHDRAMDHVVTQNGWQSFK, from the coding sequence ATGTCATCTCAATCTCAGACCAAAACGGACTTGCGTCGTTGGATCAACGCTCAAATTCGCGAGGTTCCGAAGGAGCAGCGGGCGCTCTGGTCGCATCAGGTGCAGGAGGTTTTGATGGGCAATCCCGCATGGCTCCCCAAGGACGGCGGTGGGGTGGTGGCGATTTTTGGGGGAATGAAGCTGGAGGTGGACGTGATGCCGCTTTTTTCGTGGTTGCAGGAAAAGGGGTGTGAAGTGGCGCTTTTTGCCTTGGATGGCGATCTCATGACGCCGTGGAGGGTGCGTCTACATGGGGATCTCCAATCGGGGGTGATGGGGGTGTTGGAACCGCTGCGCGAGGAGGGCGGGCGACTGGAGATTGCGGACCTTCAGGTGGTGCTGACGCCGGGACTGGCCTTTGATCGCGAATCCGGGATGCGCATGGGCCGTGGCAAGGGGCACTACGACCGGATCTTTGGCGATCCAGGATTTCGCGGGCTCAAGATCGGGGTGGCGTTTGAGCTTCAGTTGATAACCGGGGTGCCAAGCGAGCCCCACGACCGTGCCATGGATCATGTGGTGACGCAAAACGGCTGGCAGTCGTTTAAATGA